From a region of the Actinopolymorpha singaporensis genome:
- a CDS encoding aldo/keto reductase — translation MQLRQLGDVQVSAIGLGGMPMSIEGRPDETRALATIHAALDAGVTLLDTADAYHLHADEVGHNESLIAKALRTYGGDTSGVLVATKGGALRPGDGSWTLDGSPEHLREACEASLRRLGVDAIGLYQFHRPDPKVPYAESVGAIRDLLDAGKIRMAGISNADPDQIRQAQEILGGRLASVQNQYSPAFVSSRPELDLCDELGIAFLPWSPLGGISGAAELGGKFAAFAEVAREHDVSPQRVCLAWMLATSPVVIPIPGSSRPETAHDSAAAADLVLTADEKTALDEAVGVF, via the coding sequence ATGCAACTGCGTCAACTCGGCGACGTACAGGTCAGCGCCATCGGGCTCGGCGGGATGCCGATGTCCATCGAGGGCCGCCCCGACGAAACCCGCGCCCTCGCCACCATCCACGCCGCCCTGGACGCGGGCGTCACGCTGCTCGACACCGCCGACGCCTACCACCTCCACGCCGACGAGGTGGGTCACAACGAGTCGCTGATCGCGAAAGCACTGCGGACGTACGGCGGCGACACCTCCGGTGTCCTGGTCGCCACCAAGGGCGGCGCCCTGCGCCCCGGCGACGGCTCCTGGACGTTGGACGGCTCGCCCGAACACCTGCGGGAGGCCTGCGAGGCGTCCCTGCGCCGGTTGGGCGTGGACGCGATCGGGCTGTACCAGTTCCACCGGCCGGACCCGAAGGTGCCGTACGCGGAGTCCGTCGGCGCGATCCGCGACCTGCTGGACGCCGGCAAGATCCGGATGGCCGGGATCTCCAACGCCGACCCCGACCAGATCCGGCAGGCACAGGAGATCCTCGGCGGCCGGCTGGCCTCGGTGCAGAACCAGTACTCCCCCGCGTTCGTCAGCAGCCGGCCCGAGCTGGACCTGTGCGACGAGCTCGGCATCGCGTTCCTGCCGTGGAGCCCGCTCGGCGGGATCAGCGGCGCGGCCGAGCTCGGCGGCAAGTTCGCGGCGTTCGCGGAGGTGGCCAGGGAGCACGACGTCAGCCCGCAGCGAGTCTGCCTGGCGTGGATGCTGGCCACCTCTCCGGTGGTGATCCCGATCCCGGGTTCCAGTCGGCCGGAGACCGCCCACGACTCCGCGGCGGCGGCCGACCTGGTGCTCACCGCGGACGAGAAGACCGCGCTCGACGAGGCCGTCGGCGTTTTCTGA
- the purB gene encoding adenylosuccinate lyase, which yields MGGVPQPVIPDVLAARYASAPLAHLWSPAHKIVLERRLWLAVLRAQQELGVEVPDGVVEAYERVVDQVDLDSIREREKVTRHDVKARIEEFCALAGHEHIHKGMTSRDLTENVEQLQVRASLELVRDRVVATVVRLADRAAEYSTLVMAGRSHNVAAQATTLGKRFASAADELLVALERLEDLLARYPLRGIKGPVGTAQDQLDLLDGDAERLAALERRVSEHLGFERVLTSVGQVYPRSLDFDVLSALVQASAAPSSFATTVRLMAGNELVTEGFQPGQVGSSAMPHKMNTRSCERVNGLAVVLRGYLSMVGELAGDQWNEGDVSCSVVRRVALPDAFFAADGLFQTFLTVVADFGAFPAVVQRELDRYLPFLATTKILMAAVRRGVGRETAHEVIKEHAVGVALEMREKGVDRNDLFDRLADDGRLGLSRGELDALVDDPLTFTGAASAQVAEVVRRAQEVAERYPEAAAYTPEAIL from the coding sequence ATGGGTGGCGTGCCGCAGCCTGTGATCCCCGACGTCCTCGCCGCCCGCTACGCCTCCGCCCCGCTGGCCCACCTGTGGTCGCCCGCGCACAAGATCGTTCTCGAACGCCGCCTGTGGCTGGCCGTGCTCCGGGCCCAGCAGGAGCTGGGCGTCGAGGTGCCCGACGGAGTCGTCGAGGCGTACGAACGCGTCGTCGACCAGGTGGACCTCGACTCCATCCGGGAGCGGGAGAAGGTGACCCGCCACGACGTGAAGGCCCGGATCGAGGAGTTCTGCGCGCTCGCCGGCCACGAACACATCCACAAGGGCATGACCAGCCGTGACCTCACCGAGAACGTCGAGCAGCTGCAGGTGCGGGCCTCGCTGGAGCTGGTCCGCGACCGGGTGGTCGCCACGGTCGTACGCCTCGCCGACCGGGCCGCCGAGTACTCCACGCTGGTGATGGCCGGGCGCAGCCACAACGTCGCGGCGCAGGCGACCACGCTCGGCAAGCGGTTCGCCTCCGCGGCCGACGAGCTGCTGGTCGCCCTGGAACGCCTGGAGGACCTGCTCGCCCGCTACCCGCTGCGGGGGATCAAGGGACCCGTCGGTACCGCGCAGGACCAGCTGGACCTGCTCGACGGGGACGCGGAGCGGCTGGCCGCCCTCGAACGCCGGGTCAGCGAGCACCTCGGCTTCGAACGCGTCCTCACCAGCGTGGGCCAGGTCTATCCGAGGTCGCTGGACTTCGACGTACTCTCCGCGCTGGTCCAGGCCTCCGCCGCGCCGTCCAGCTTCGCCACCACCGTGCGGCTGATGGCCGGGAACGAGCTGGTCACCGAGGGCTTCCAGCCCGGCCAGGTCGGCTCGTCGGCGATGCCGCACAAGATGAACACCCGCTCGTGTGAACGCGTGAACGGACTGGCCGTGGTGCTGCGCGGCTACCTGTCGATGGTCGGCGAACTCGCCGGCGACCAGTGGAACGAGGGCGACGTGTCCTGTTCGGTGGTCCGCCGGGTCGCCCTGCCGGACGCGTTCTTCGCTGCTGACGGGTTGTTCCAGACGTTCCTCACCGTGGTCGCCGACTTCGGCGCGTTCCCCGCCGTCGTGCAGCGCGAGCTCGACCGCTACCTGCCGTTCCTCGCCACCACCAAGATCCTGATGGCGGCGGTGCGCCGCGGCGTCGGCCGGGAGACCGCGCACGAGGTGATCAAGGAGCACGCGGTCGGGGTCGCGCTGGAGATGCGGGAGAAGGGCGTCGACCGCAACGACCTGTTCGACCGGCTCGCCGACGACGGCCGGCTCGGCCTGTCCCGGGGCGAGCTGGACGCTCTGGTCGACGACCCGCTGACGTTCACCGGCGCGGCGTCGGCGCAGGTGGCCGAGGTCGTACGCCGCGCGCAGGAAGTGGCCGAGCGCTATCCGGAGGCGGCGGCGTACACCCCCGAGGCGATCCTCTAG
- a CDS encoding NTP pyrophosphohydrolase, with product MSGDLPPLVVVDAANVMGSVPDGWWRDRSGAAGRVRDALGDVAAAGLPGVVDPPVEVVLVTEGAARDVAGTPTVRVVPARGSGDDAIVDLVRSSEPDVRRVVVVTADRGLRTRVRALGAEVVGPRTVYPPHLPGPG from the coding sequence ATGAGCGGCGACCTGCCCCCGCTGGTGGTGGTGGACGCTGCCAACGTGATGGGTTCGGTGCCGGACGGCTGGTGGCGGGATCGCTCCGGTGCGGCCGGACGGGTCCGGGACGCGCTGGGTGATGTCGCCGCGGCCGGGCTGCCCGGTGTGGTCGACCCTCCCGTCGAGGTCGTCCTGGTCACCGAGGGGGCGGCGCGGGACGTTGCCGGTACGCCGACTGTTCGGGTCGTTCCGGCCCGCGGCTCCGGCGACGACGCGATCGTGGACCTGGTGCGTTCGTCCGAGCCCGACGTGCGGCGAGTCGTCGTCGTGACCGCCGACCGGGGACTGCGTACTCGCGTCCGCGCCCTCGGCGCGGAGGTGGTCGGCCCGCGTACCGTCTACCCGCCTCACCTGCCCGGCCCGGGCTGA
- a CDS encoding diacylglycerol/lipid kinase family protein has translation MESLLVVTNPDGDGSGDQGIPDAISEAIDVLRKQADVHVCRVSMPGDLDGALHRRGGRKIVVAGGDSDLHTVVGALHKRNELDDAVLAILPDGPESDFARSAGIPGDPERAAEVVLHGVERRFDLLEDCRGDIVVSTVHLGVSGRSHRPRIWPMRSAGGEADIHGTDGGADGAGLAGIPVLSALHALHDADHPRARPFHVRIEADDQVVTDFDRPVIQVAVTNSASSASSTPSASSAPPEGAAEGAGGPDPDRPAADADLADGYVDVVVNFAVDPLARARRVLKLGHDNDDDTVTVRARRVSVAGQRFWLNSDGQDSGTERRCTWNVVPQRLRVIVPAGS, from the coding sequence GTGGAGTCCCTGCTCGTGGTGACCAACCCAGATGGAGACGGTTCGGGCGACCAGGGGATCCCGGACGCGATCAGCGAGGCCATCGACGTCCTGCGCAAGCAGGCAGACGTCCATGTGTGCAGGGTTTCCATGCCGGGGGATCTCGACGGCGCCCTGCACCGCCGCGGCGGCCGCAAGATCGTGGTGGCGGGCGGCGACAGCGACCTGCACACCGTGGTCGGCGCCCTGCACAAGCGCAACGAACTCGACGACGCGGTCCTCGCGATCCTCCCGGACGGTCCGGAATCGGACTTCGCGCGGTCGGCGGGCATTCCCGGCGACCCCGAACGAGCCGCCGAGGTCGTGCTCCACGGGGTGGAACGCCGCTTCGACCTGCTGGAGGACTGCCGCGGCGACATCGTGGTGAGCACCGTCCACCTCGGCGTCAGCGGGCGGTCGCACCGGCCGCGGATCTGGCCGATGCGGTCCGCGGGCGGAGAGGCCGACATCCACGGCACCGACGGCGGCGCCGACGGCGCGGGCCTGGCCGGGATTCCCGTACTGTCCGCGCTGCATGCCCTGCACGACGCGGACCACCCGCGCGCCCGGCCGTTCCACGTACGCATCGAGGCCGACGACCAGGTCGTCACCGACTTCGACCGGCCCGTGATCCAGGTGGCGGTCACCAACTCCGCGTCCTCCGCGTCCTCCACGCCCTCCGCGTCCTCCGCGCCACCGGAGGGAGCAGCCGAGGGCGCCGGCGGGCCGGACCCGGACCGGCCGGCCGCGGATGCCGACCTCGCCGACGGGTATGTGGACGTGGTGGTCAACTTCGCGGTGGATCCGCTCGCCCGGGCCCGCCGGGTGCTGAAGCTCGGCCACGACAACGACGACGACACGGTGACGGTGCGGGCCCGCCGGGTGAGCGTGGCGGGCCAGCGCTTCTGGCTCAACTCCGACGGACAGGACAGCGGCACCGAACGCCGGTGCACCTGGAACGTCGTCCCCCAGCGCCTGCGGGTGATCGTCCCGGCCGGGAGCTGA
- the fbaA gene encoding class II fructose-bisphosphate aldolase produces the protein MPVATPEAYAEMLDRAKEGAFAYPAINVTSSQTLNAALRGFAEAESDGIVQVSTGGAEFLSGSTVKNMVTGAAAFAAYAREVAKGYPVNVALHTDHCPKDKLDKFVRPLLELSAERVKRGEEPLFQSHMWDGSAVPLEENLQIAKDLLAKAAAARIILEIEVGVVGGEEDGIVGAIDDKLYTTVGDGLRTAEELGLGENGRYITALTFGNVHGVYKPGNVKLRPEILKEIQEAVGAKYGKEKPFDLVFHGGSGSLLEEIRSALDFGVVKMNIDTDTQYAFTRGVVDHMFRNYDGVLKVDGEVGDKKAYDPRAYGKTAEASMAKRVVEACENLRSTGTTLGK, from the coding sequence ATGCCTGTTGCCACGCCTGAGGCCTACGCCGAGATGCTCGACCGCGCCAAGGAGGGCGCGTTCGCCTACCCGGCCATCAACGTCACCTCGTCGCAGACGCTGAACGCTGCGCTCCGGGGGTTCGCCGAGGCGGAGAGCGACGGCATCGTCCAGGTCTCCACCGGCGGCGCGGAGTTCCTGTCCGGCTCCACGGTGAAGAACATGGTCACCGGTGCGGCCGCGTTCGCCGCGTACGCCCGCGAGGTCGCCAAGGGCTACCCCGTCAACGTCGCCCTGCACACCGACCACTGCCCGAAGGACAAGCTGGACAAGTTCGTCCGGCCGCTGCTGGAGCTGTCGGCAGAGCGGGTGAAGCGCGGTGAGGAGCCGCTGTTCCAGTCGCACATGTGGGACGGCTCGGCGGTGCCGCTGGAGGAGAACCTCCAGATCGCCAAGGACCTGCTCGCGAAGGCGGCCGCCGCCCGGATCATCCTCGAGATCGAGGTCGGGGTCGTCGGTGGCGAGGAGGACGGCATCGTCGGCGCGATCGACGACAAGCTCTACACCACGGTCGGCGACGGTCTGCGCACCGCCGAGGAACTCGGCCTGGGTGAGAACGGCCGCTACATCACCGCGCTGACGTTCGGCAACGTGCACGGCGTCTACAAGCCGGGCAACGTCAAGTTGCGCCCGGAGATCCTGAAGGAGATCCAGGAGGCGGTCGGCGCGAAGTACGGCAAGGAGAAGCCGTTCGACCTGGTCTTCCACGGCGGCTCCGGCTCGCTGCTGGAGGAGATCCGCTCCGCGCTCGACTTCGGCGTGGTGAAGATGAACATCGACACCGACACGCAGTACGCCTTCACCCGCGGCGTGGTCGACCACATGTTCCGCAACTACGACGGCGTGCTGAAGGTCGACGGCGAGGTCGGCGACAAGAAGGCGTACGACCCGCGTGCCTACGGCAAGACCGCCGAGGCGTCGATGGCCAAGCGGGTCGTCGAGGCCTGCGAGAACCTCCGGTCGACCGGTACGACGCTCGGCAAGTGA
- the purD gene encoding phosphoribosylamine--glycine ligase yields the protein MDVLLVGSGGREHALALALSRDPDVSALHVAPGNVGMEPLAETHPLDLADNAAIAGLAARLGVDLVVIGPEAPLVAGAADAVRERGIACFGPFAAAARIEGSKAFAKEVMAAAGVPTAMAHVCEKPEQVAAALDAFGPPYVVKDDGLAAGKGVVVTNDRDAALAHAAACERVVVEEFLAGPEVSLFGICDGTTVVPLLPAQDFKRVGEGDSGPNTGGMGAYAPLDWTPPGFVDDVVARVLQPTVEELRRRGTPFVGVLYAGLALTARGVRVIEFNCRFGDPETQVVLALLESPLGRLLYAAATGGLAGAEPPRWRNGAAVTVVVSSAGYPESARHGDLIEGAEEAHHLEGVDVIHAGTARDADGRLVTAGGRVLAVTAYGSDLRLARDRAYDAVARISVEGAHHRSDIAARAALGEIVVPTS from the coding sequence ATGGACGTACTCCTCGTCGGGTCCGGTGGCCGTGAGCACGCGCTCGCTCTCGCTCTGTCGCGCGATCCGGACGTGTCCGCCCTGCACGTGGCGCCCGGCAACGTCGGCATGGAGCCGCTCGCCGAAACTCATCCGCTGGACCTCGCCGACAACGCCGCGATCGCCGGTCTCGCGGCGCGGCTGGGCGTCGACCTGGTGGTGATCGGGCCGGAGGCGCCGCTGGTGGCCGGTGCGGCCGACGCGGTACGCGAACGCGGGATCGCCTGCTTCGGGCCGTTCGCCGCGGCCGCCCGGATCGAGGGGTCGAAGGCGTTCGCCAAGGAGGTGATGGCGGCCGCCGGCGTGCCCACCGCGATGGCGCACGTGTGCGAGAAGCCCGAGCAGGTGGCCGCCGCGCTGGACGCGTTCGGTCCGCCGTACGTCGTGAAGGACGACGGGCTCGCGGCCGGCAAGGGCGTCGTGGTGACCAACGACCGGGACGCGGCGCTCGCGCACGCGGCCGCGTGTGAACGCGTGGTGGTCGAGGAGTTCCTCGCCGGCCCGGAGGTGTCGCTGTTCGGCATCTGCGACGGGACCACGGTCGTACCCCTGCTGCCCGCGCAAGATTTCAAGCGGGTCGGCGAGGGCGACTCCGGACCCAACACCGGCGGAATGGGCGCGTACGCACCACTGGACTGGACGCCGCCCGGGTTCGTCGACGACGTGGTGGCGCGCGTGCTGCAACCCACGGTCGAGGAGTTGCGGCGCCGGGGCACACCGTTCGTCGGCGTGCTCTACGCCGGACTCGCGCTCACCGCGCGCGGCGTCCGGGTGATCGAGTTCAACTGCCGGTTCGGCGACCCGGAGACCCAGGTCGTGCTGGCGCTGCTCGAGTCGCCACTCGGTCGGCTGCTGTACGCCGCGGCGACCGGCGGCCTCGCCGGCGCGGAGCCGCCGCGGTGGCGGAACGGAGCGGCGGTCACGGTGGTGGTCTCCTCCGCCGGATACCCCGAGAGCGCCCGGCACGGCGACCTGATCGAGGGGGCGGAGGAGGCCCACCACCTGGAGGGTGTCGACGTCATCCACGCGGGGACGGCGCGGGACGCCGACGGCCGGCTTGTCACCGCCGGCGGGCGGGTGCTCGCGGTGACGGCGTACGGGTCCGACCTGCGGCTGGCAAGGGACCGGGCCTACGACGCGGTCGCCCGGATCTCCGTCGAGGGCGCCCACCACCGCAGCGACATCGCCGCCAGGGCCGCACTGGGCGAGATCGTCGTCCCCACGTCGTGA
- a CDS encoding NAD(P)-dependent oxidoreductase, with translation MSDTNLPRVAFLGLGRMGAPMARHVLAAGYDLAVWNRTRDKAEPLGRDGAQVADTPARAAAGRQVVVLMLATPDAVGEVLFDPDHGVVATAEPGTLVIDSSTIGPTASREIAAQLGGHDLHYVDAPVYGSVAPATEGTLRVFAGGDPADFERARPLLGLWGDPDKVDLVGPVGTGSAAKLVVNLTLGTSIAAIGEALRLGRVLDLEQSLVDSLIEASPLGAAFPPIRAIMDSGKPQPANFELGLLRKDLDLCLAEAGDLALTAAAREACQRAMAAGHGSDDARALAVLMAGLL, from the coding sequence ATGTCCGACACGAACCTCCCGCGAGTGGCCTTCCTAGGACTTGGCCGGATGGGTGCGCCGATGGCCCGCCACGTGCTGGCCGCCGGATACGACCTGGCGGTGTGGAACCGCACCCGCGACAAGGCCGAGCCGCTCGGGCGGGACGGCGCCCAGGTCGCCGACACCCCGGCGCGGGCGGCGGCCGGCCGCCAGGTCGTCGTCCTCATGCTGGCCACGCCCGACGCCGTCGGCGAGGTGCTGTTCGACCCCGACCACGGCGTGGTGGCCACCGCCGAGCCCGGCACGCTGGTGATCGACTCGAGCACCATCGGGCCGACCGCCTCCCGCGAGATCGCGGCCCAACTGGGCGGGCACGACCTGCACTACGTCGACGCGCCGGTCTACGGCTCGGTCGCCCCGGCCACCGAGGGGACGCTGCGGGTGTTCGCAGGCGGTGATCCCGCCGACTTCGAGCGCGCCCGTCCGCTGCTGGGACTGTGGGGCGACCCGGACAAGGTGGACCTGGTGGGCCCGGTCGGCACCGGCAGCGCCGCGAAGCTCGTCGTCAACCTCACCCTGGGCACCTCGATCGCGGCCATCGGGGAGGCGCTGCGGCTGGGCCGCGTGCTGGACCTGGAGCAGTCGCTGGTCGACTCCCTCATCGAGGCCAGCCCGCTCGGCGCGGCGTTCCCGCCGATCCGGGCGATCATGGACAGTGGCAAACCGCAACCGGCGAACTTCGAGCTCGGCCTGCTGCGCAAGGACCTCGACCTGTGCCTCGCCGAGGCCGGCGACCTCGCCCTGACCGCTGCGGCCCGGGAGGCCTGCCAGCGGGCGATGGCCGCCGGGCACGGCTCCGACGACGCCAGGGCCCTCGCGGTGCTGATGGCCGGCCTGCTCTAG
- a CDS encoding DUF3151 domain-containing protein, which yields MSMNLLGEPPATELPEDTAARAALDEGTDAADVARAHPTYSLAWAMLAEHALAEGRDLEGYAYARVGYHRGLDSLRRSGWRGHGPVPWEHVPNRGFLRALAALAKAAGSIGEADEAERCSTFLAESSATAAEELGLAG from the coding sequence ATGAGCATGAACCTGCTGGGCGAGCCGCCCGCCACCGAACTCCCGGAGGACACCGCCGCGCGCGCCGCCCTGGACGAGGGCACGGACGCCGCCGACGTTGCCCGCGCCCACCCGACGTACTCCCTCGCCTGGGCGATGCTGGCCGAGCACGCGCTCGCCGAGGGTCGCGACCTGGAGGGTTACGCGTACGCCCGGGTCGGCTACCACCGCGGCCTGGACTCGCTGCGGCGAAGCGGGTGGCGCGGCCACGGCCCGGTGCCGTGGGAACACGTACCGAACCGCGGCTTCCTCCGTGCGCTGGCGGCGCTGGCCAAGGCGGCCGGTTCGATCGGCGAGGCGGACGAGGCCGAGCGCTGCTCGACGTTCCTGGCCGAGTCGAGCGCCACCGCCGCCGAGGAACTCGGCCTCGCGGGCTGA
- a CDS encoding DUF1540 domain-containing protein, whose product MPVVQSCAAESCAYNRDQTCHAWAITIGDAQMAACDTFFGIPRKGGAPTPAGQVGACKMDDCTYNVDLECQAPGISVGRTRDSAECMTYQRS is encoded by the coding sequence ATGCCCGTCGTGCAGAGCTGTGCGGCCGAATCCTGCGCCTACAACCGCGACCAGACCTGCCACGCGTGGGCCATCACCATCGGGGACGCGCAGATGGCCGCCTGCGACACCTTCTTCGGGATTCCCCGCAAGGGCGGAGCGCCGACGCCGGCCGGTCAGGTCGGCGCCTGCAAGATGGACGACTGCACCTACAACGTCGACCTGGAGTGCCAGGCGCCGGGCATCAGCGTCGGCCGCACGCGCGACTCCGCGGAGTGCATGACGTACCAGCGCTCCTGA
- a CDS encoding adenylosuccinate synthase — MPAIVLVGAQWGDEGKGKVTDLLGGSVDYCVRYQGGNNAGHTVVVDGESYAVHLLPSGVITPDCVPMIGNGVVVDPAVLLDEIAMLESRGVSCERLLISANAHLIAPYHATVDKVTERFLGKNQIGTTGRGIGPTYADKVNRVGVRVQDLFDPNILRQKVEGALEQKNHLLVKVYNRRAITVDEIVDGFLRYADALRPKVTDTSAVLNKALDEGKVVLLEGAQATMLDVDHGTYPFVTSSNPTAGGACIGAGVGPTRIDRVVGVLKAYTTRVGAGPFPTELHDADGEHLRKVGGEYGVTTGRPRRCGWFDAVIARYSTRVNGFTDYFITKLDVLSGFERVPVCVSYDVDGVRHDEMPMTQTDFHHARPIFEYLDGWWEDISGCRSFDDLPKAAQAYVRRLEELIGAPVAGVGVGPGRDEVISLRPLV, encoded by the coding sequence ATGCCCGCGATCGTGCTTGTCGGCGCCCAGTGGGGTGACGAGGGCAAGGGGAAGGTCACCGACCTGCTCGGCGGTTCGGTCGACTACTGCGTCCGCTACCAGGGCGGCAACAACGCCGGCCACACCGTGGTCGTCGACGGCGAGTCGTACGCCGTCCACCTGCTGCCCTCCGGCGTGATCACGCCCGACTGCGTGCCGATGATCGGCAACGGCGTCGTCGTCGACCCGGCCGTGCTGCTGGACGAGATCGCCATGCTGGAGTCGCGCGGCGTGAGCTGCGAGCGGCTGCTGATCTCGGCCAATGCCCACCTGATCGCGCCGTACCACGCGACGGTCGACAAGGTGACCGAACGCTTCCTCGGCAAGAACCAGATCGGCACCACCGGCCGCGGCATCGGTCCGACGTACGCCGACAAGGTCAACCGGGTCGGTGTCCGCGTGCAGGACCTCTTCGACCCCAACATCCTCCGCCAGAAGGTGGAGGGTGCGCTGGAGCAGAAGAACCACCTGCTGGTGAAGGTCTACAACCGCCGGGCCATCACGGTGGACGAGATCGTGGACGGGTTCCTGCGGTACGCCGACGCGCTGCGGCCCAAGGTGACCGACACTTCGGCGGTGCTCAACAAGGCGCTCGACGAGGGCAAGGTCGTGCTGCTGGAGGGCGCACAGGCGACGATGCTGGACGTCGACCACGGCACCTATCCGTTCGTCACGTCCTCCAACCCGACGGCGGGCGGCGCGTGCATCGGCGCCGGTGTCGGCCCGACCCGGATCGACCGGGTGGTCGGCGTGCTCAAGGCCTACACGACGCGGGTCGGCGCGGGCCCGTTCCCGACCGAGCTGCACGACGCCGACGGCGAGCACCTGCGCAAGGTGGGCGGTGAGTACGGCGTCACCACCGGCCGGCCCCGCCGCTGCGGGTGGTTCGACGCGGTGATCGCGCGCTACTCCACCCGGGTCAACGGCTTCACCGACTACTTCATCACCAAGCTGGACGTCCTGTCCGGCTTCGAGCGGGTGCCGGTGTGTGTGTCGTACGACGTGGACGGGGTACGACACGACGAGATGCCGATGACGCAGACCGACTTCCACCACGCCCGGCCGATCTTCGAGTACCTCGACGGCTGGTGGGAGGACATCTCCGGCTGCCGGAGCTTCGACGACCTGCCGAAGGCGGCGCAGGCGTACGTCCGCCGACTGGAGGAGCTGATCGGTGCCCCGGTCGCCGGCGTCGGCGTCGGGCCGGGACGGGACGAGGTCATCTCGCTCCGCCCGCTGGTCTGA
- a CDS encoding LLM class F420-dependent oxidoreductase has product MTTPARVAVQIQPQHADYAQIRRAVAAAEEAGVDVVYNWDHFFPLSGEPDGKHFECWTMLGAWAEATSRVEIGALVTCNSYRNPELLADMARTVDHISDGRLILGIGAGWFERDYNEYGYEFGTAGSRLNELSEALPRITSRWEKLNPKPTRDIPILIGGGGEKKTLRYTAEYASIWHGFGDAETLAHKRDVLDRWCGEIGRDPAEIERSAGVSGSPDEVAEGMVAAGITQFTVGVSGPDYDLAEVRDWIDWRDDHNKQLTAS; this is encoded by the coding sequence ATGACTACACCCGCACGTGTCGCCGTTCAGATCCAACCGCAGCACGCCGACTACGCCCAGATCCGGCGAGCGGTCGCGGCCGCCGAGGAGGCCGGGGTCGACGTCGTTTACAACTGGGACCACTTCTTCCCGCTGTCCGGTGAGCCGGACGGCAAGCACTTCGAGTGCTGGACCATGCTCGGCGCATGGGCCGAGGCGACCTCCCGGGTCGAGATCGGCGCACTCGTCACCTGCAACAGCTACCGCAACCCCGAGTTGCTCGCCGACATGGCCCGCACGGTGGACCACATCAGCGACGGCCGGCTCATCCTCGGCATCGGCGCCGGCTGGTTCGAGCGCGACTACAACGAGTACGGCTACGAGTTCGGCACCGCCGGCAGCCGGCTCAACGAACTGTCCGAGGCACTCCCCCGGATCACCTCGCGGTGGGAGAAGCTCAACCCCAAGCCGACCCGCGACATCCCGATCCTGATCGGTGGCGGCGGGGAGAAGAAGACCCTCCGCTACACCGCCGAGTACGCCTCGATCTGGCACGGCTTCGGCGACGCCGAGACGCTCGCGCACAAGCGGGACGTGCTGGACCGCTGGTGCGGTGAGATCGGCCGGGACCCGGCCGAGATCGAGCGCTCCGCCGGGGTCAGCGGCTCCCCCGACGAGGTGGCCGAGGGCATGGTGGCCGCGGGGATCACGCAGTTCACGGTCGGCGTGTCCGGCCCGGACTACGACCTCGCCGAGGTCCGCGACTGGATCGACTGGCGCGACGACCACAACAAGCAGCTCACCGCGAGCTGA
- a CDS encoding VOC family protein, protein MTTPGQPGQPGQPERTSRPGQLHHVELWVADLAATRQSLGWLLGELGWTVFQDWPAGVSWRLGATYLVAEQSPALRPGPHDRCRPGLNHLAFHVAGRAEVDRLVAAAPGHGWDLMFADRHPHAGGPEHYAGYLEDGQGFEVELVAG, encoded by the coding sequence GTGACCACACCTGGACAGCCTGGACAGCCTGGACAGCCTGAGCGAACCAGCCGGCCCGGACAGCTCCACCACGTCGAACTCTGGGTCGCCGACCTGGCCGCCACCAGGCAGAGCCTGGGCTGGCTGCTGGGCGAGCTCGGCTGGACGGTCTTCCAGGACTGGCCGGCCGGGGTCAGCTGGCGGCTGGGGGCGACCTACCTCGTCGCCGAGCAGTCGCCCGCCCTGCGGCCCGGCCCGCACGACCGCTGCCGCCCGGGCCTGAACCACCTGGCGTTCCACGTAGCCGGCCGGGCCGAGGTCGACCGGTTGGTCGCCGCCGCACCCGGACACGGGTGGGACCTGATGTTCGCCGACCGGCACCCCCACGCGGGCGGCCCCGAGCACTACGCGGGCTACCTCGAGGACGGCCAGGGCTTCGAGGTGGAACTCGTCGCCGGCTAG